A window from Acropora palmata chromosome 14, jaAcrPala1.3, whole genome shotgun sequence encodes these proteins:
- the LOC141866549 gene encoding lysine-specific demethylase 4C-like: protein MAAQESNKIMVFRPTFDEFKDFSAYIRKMEEMGAHRAGVAKVIPPKEWVPRKSYEEIDVTIPAPILQVVSGTQGLYQLFNVQKKAMSLTEFKKLANSEKHKPPTGDPDEIERKYWKNATFNNPVYAADIPGTIYDEGVKEWNIGKLGTILDLIEDEYGVHIEGVNTPYLYFGMWKATFAWHTEDMDLYSINYLHFGAPKTWYAVPPEHGQRLERLAAGFFPGSFQSCSQFLRHKMTIISPQVLRKFSIPYDKVTQEAGEFMITFPYGYHCGFNNGFNCAESTNFASERWIDFGKRAQVCMCKKDTVKICMDMFVKTYQPDQWDEYQRNKQKDSSDSEDEGDDARNDNQEMKKEGKDEIKKKLKLSDLTIEIDDNIPLSKVKELLARESSKPLKGSANKRQPLFSKSVTVPSSARRRRKMEETKKQKGRRHLHSKSTVSSRILSSVLQGLWNDQLPNFELERAFNVVSSQLEPHCSICSFFSTSEVPSQSDLLSHLGENLHHSLSSLLEHSSDSSTFMPSVPRVPEICFMSDDSSPESMSSWLDHKLSSDTRSPLLRCNLCQLLVHASCYGVSDVPTDGKWKCQRCSQEDAKNVEISYCSLCRLGGGALKRTTDHRWAHVGCAVAMPEVFFTDVNLRDGINTSQISSARRKLKCFYCKTSSAQKENGACVQCCAGKCAVSFHVTCLLLAGFSLEPNDWPQPTETYCERHQRARFKGKQRDYSTIHSGESVIAKHKNGRYYRGVVQDTTSEEYYMVSFGDGTYCDNLPPSDIVSHDTSKGDIPVSSVVTVKWGDVEEELFTAKVTGRKISVTYQIEFEDDSWLNVRRDDVYKTSEELPPKVQQRLSLATETANLSYWDDVPDYRAKRPRKQNPRFL from the exons GGCTTTATCAACTGTTTAATGTTCAGAAGAAAGCCATGTCTTTAACTGAATTCAAGAAACTTGCCAACAGTGAAAA ACACAAACCACCAACTGGTGATCCTGATGAGATTGAGAGAAAGTACTGGAAAAATGCAACATTTAACAATCCAGTTTATGCAGCAGACATCCCAGGCACTATCTATGATGAGGGTGTGAAAGAGTGGAACATTGGAAAACTAGGAACTATTCTTGACCTAATAGAAGATGAGTATGGAGTGCATATTGAAGGTGTTAACACACCTTATCTTTACTTTGGCATGTGGAAAGCCACTTTTGCCTGGCACACTGAAGATATGGATTTATACAGCATCAACTATTTACATTTTGGCGCTCCTAAAACATG GTATGCTGTTCCTCCGGAACATGGTCAGCGTTTGGAAAGGCTTGCCGCTG GTTTCTTTCCTGGAAGTTTCCAAAGCTGCTCTCAATTTCTGCGTCACAAAATGACCATCATTTCCCCTCAAGTTCTACGAAAGTTTTCAATACCTTATGACAAG GTCACACAAGAAGCTGGAGAATTCATGATTACTTTTCCATATGGTTATCACTGTGGCTTCAACAATGGATTCAATTGTGCTGAATCGACTAACTTTGCATCTGAGAGATGGATTGATTTTGGGAAGAGAGCACAAGTG TGTATGTGTAAAAAAGACACTGTGAAGATCTGCATGGATATGTTTGTAAAGACATACCAG CCAGATCAATGGGATGAATACCAGAGAAACAAACAGAAGGATAGCAGTGACAGTGAAGATGAAGGAGATGACGCAAGGAACGACAAccaggaaatgaaaaaggagggcaaagatgaaattaaaaagaaactaaaattatctGACCTTACAATAGAGATAGATGACAATATTCCGCTCTCCAAAGTGAAAGAATTATTAGCAAG GGAGTCATCAAAGCCCTTAAAGGGGTCAGCAAATAAGAGACAGCCATTGTTTTCAAAGTCAGTTACAGTTCCCAGCAGTGCTCGAAGACGGAGAAAAATGGAGGagacaaagaaacagaaag GCCGTAGACATCTTCATTCTAAGAGCACTGTGTCAAGTAGGATTCTCTCGAGTGTTCTACAAGGACTCTGGAATGATCAGCTTCCCAATTTCGAGCTGGAACGGGCTTTTAATGTGGTTTCCTCACAATTAGAGCCTCACTGTTCAATCTGTAGCTTCTTCTCAACTTCAGAG GTGCCATCTCAGAGTGATCTACTGTCACATCTTGGAGAAAATCTTCACCACTCTCTGAGCAGTCTGCTTGAACACTCATCTGACTCATCTACATTTATGCCATCCGTACCCAGAGTGCCTGAGATCTGCTTCATGTCAGACGACTCCTCCCCTGAGAGTATGAGTTCATGGCTGGACCATAAGCTCAGCTCAGATACAAGAAGCCCTCTCCTGAGATGTAACTTGTGCCAACTGCTTGTTCATGCAA GTTGCTATGGGGTGTCTGATGTTCCGACTGATGGTAAATGGAAATGTCAAAGGTGCTCACAGGAAGATGCAAAGAATGTTGAAATCAGT TATTGTTCACTGTGTAGACTTGGTGGAGGAGCTCTTAAGAGAACTACAGACCACAG GTGGGCCCATGTTGGTTGTGCTGTGGCAATGCCTGAAGTCTTCTTCACAGATGTAAACCTGAGAGATGGTATTAACACAAGTCAAATCAGCTCTGCAAGAAGGAAACTT AAGTGTTTCTACTGTAAAACAAGTTCAGCGCAGAAGGAAAATGGTGCATGTGTTCAGTGTTGCGCAGGTAAATGTGCAGTATCTTTCCATGTCACCTGCCTTTTGTTGGCCGGGTTTAGTCTGGAGCCGAATGACTGGCCGCAACCCACAGAAACCTACTGCGAGAGGCATCAGAGGGCAAGGTTCAAA GGAAAACAGCGGGATTATTCCACCATCCACTCTGGAGAATCTGTCATTGCTAAGCATAAGAATGGAAG ATATTACCGTGGAGTGGTACAAGATACCACTTCAGAGGAGTACTACATGGTATCGTTTGGTGATGGGACATACTGTGATAACTTGCCACCAAGTGACATTGTG AGCCATGACACCTCAAAGGGTGATATTCCTGTCAGCAGTGTGGTAACAGTGAAATGGGGAGATGTTGAAGAAGAGCTATTCACAGCCAAAGTCACAGGCCGAAAGATCAGTGTCACTTATCAG ATTGAATTTGAAGATGATTCTTGGTTGAATGTGCGTCGGGATGACGTGTACAAAACTAGCGAAGAACTTCCACCCAAAGTACAGCAGCGACTG TCCTTAGCAACAGAGACGGCCAATCTTTCTTACTGGGATGATGTTCCTGATTACAGGGCTAAACGACCACGAAAACAAAACCCACGCTTTTTGTAG